Proteins from one Diprion similis isolate iyDipSimi1 chromosome 3, iyDipSimi1.1, whole genome shotgun sequence genomic window:
- the LOC124404791 gene encoding integrin alpha-PS1 isoform X1: MQQYLISTLLILSLSRYAFGFNLEYRIPVIKRGSVGSYFGYSVAEHQDVSDDDDSEKSTSWMLVGAPLDQNRQPGTNRSGALWKCPLTTNTLDCEQVVTDGRTAAGNPSTSIADSEDLVAPNNDTEIKDNQWLGVTVRSQGVGGKVMVCAHRYIVRTPDSRWGQGLCYILTKELKFEEVRKPCSGRRTNKAHEEFGYCQAGTSGLLTSEDRVLIGTPGPHTWRGNLFVFTIADNFLDRDTTIYHAPMQDNSPVDKYSYLGMSVAAGNFFNRNTSYATGAPRSNGTGQVVLLSRHQNQEEMSVDLILDGEQITSSYGYEITSADVNGDNLTDLIVAAPFYFNKAEGGAVYIYTMLCKNITKNEKCNVPTKLIGREESRFGFALTNLGDLNKDGYEDIAIGAPYEGKGAVYIYLGSKDGLITSPSQVIHSSQMPTSLSTFGYSLSGGIDMDQNGYPDLLVGAYDDNAVVLLRSRKIIDITTYIQYQNKDLTYQEKIAPIDPNKHGCPADPTSNYTCFSFEACCKTASLVRDEDMQNLRLNYYIEAETYSGVRKFSRVWFKNDNLRPNSINRTVTLDPKGLVHCQSDTVYLKENTRDIQSPIKFRFNYTLIQEEPVMPAEGGPLPEMKNFPILNQQEAARIFEATFQKECGSNDICESNIQLQAALNLTVIPTAPNFYELLLGEKEEVVVDVNVTNIGESAYEAQLFITHSPSLSYIASKSNDSILCNVYNNTVNCAIGNPFKMNQSVNIQVRFDPKGLGDSESQLEFVTFVNSTSKEVSEKKPISLKATVSKRAELSIQGNKQRTYYGGLVIGESAIKHLHEVGPKVSHVYHVFNEGPWKVNIIEVHISWPYEVANDKPHGKWLLYLEELPTVQASGGGQCSLPYDQDVNPLKLQGSLSLDDMDNIFPSTTVISPLNGYSNRTSIMRKRRDTEKVINTKTMIGEDGLRHQIVSMNCKANTAKCFDIKCIIYNLQRNQEAVIAVKARLWNSTLVEDYPRVDEVRIGSNARIIIPSNVVIEQENLKDDQAVAETIAYPSLLGGQAAEPVPIWIIIVAIVAGLLLLILLTLVLWKLGFFKRRRPDPTLSGNLEKHRDDNPENEALFKH, encoded by the exons ACCGAATACCTGTTATCAAACGGGGCTCGGTGGGATCATATTTTGGTTACTCTGTAGCCGAACACCAAGACGTCTccgatgatgatgattccGAGAAATCCACAAGTTG GATGCTGGTGGGCGCTCCGTTGGACCAAAATCGTCAGCCCGGAACGAACAGATCTGGAGCTCTTTGGAAATGTCCGCTTACCACGAATACTTTGGATTGTGAACAAGTTGTCACGGATGGAAGAA CGGCAGCAGGAAATCCAAGTACTTCAA TTGCCGATTCCGAAGATTTGGTTGCACCTAATAACGACACTGAAATAAAAGACAATCAGTGGCTCGGAGTGACGGTTCGAAGCCAAGGCGTTGGCGGCAAAGTTATG GTCTGTGCTCATCGTTACATTGTCAGAACGCCAGATTCACGGTGGGGTCAAGGTCTCTGCTATATTTTGACTAAGGAATTGAAATTCGAAGAAGTTAGGAAGCCCTGTTCTGGCAGACGGACAAACAA AGCTCACGAGGAGTTTGGTTACTGCCAGGCGGGTACTAGTGGATTGTTGACGTCAGAAGACCGCGTCTTGATTGGAACACCAGGCCCTCACACATGGAGAGGAAACCTATTTGTCTTTACTATTgctgacaattttttagatCGTGACACCACCATCTATCATGCTCCAATGCAGGACAATTCTCCCGTCGACAAGTATAGCTACTTGG gGATGTCCGTGGCTGCgggtaacttttttaatcGGAACACATCCTATGCTACTGGTGCACCACGATCGAATGGTACAGGACAGGTGGTTCTATTGTCCAGACATCAAAATCAGGAAGAAATGAGCGTCGACTTGATTTTGGACGGCGAGCAAATCACTTCGAGTTACGGATACGAAATAACGTCCGCTGACGTTAATGGAGACAA TCTTACAGATCTTATAGTGGCTGCaccattttatttcaacaaagCAGAGGGTGGGGCGGTTTACATTTACACAATGCTGtgcaaaaatataacaaagaaTGAGAAGTGCAACGTGCCAACCAAGTTGATTGGGCGCGAGGAGTCACG ATTCGGATTTGCTCTGACGAATTTGGGGGACCTCAACAAGGATGGATACGAAGATATTGCTATTGGGGCACCGTACGAAGGCAAGGGGGCAGTTTATATCTACCTTGGATCTAAAGATGGCTTAATCACTTCACCGTCTCAG GTGATTCATTCGAGCCAAATGCCAACCTCCCTCAGCACGTTTGGGTATTCTTTAAGCGGGGGTATCGACATGGATCAAAACGGATATCCAGATCTTTTAGTCGGCGCTTATGACGACAATGCTGTTGTCCTCCTCAGGTCTCGAAAGATCATCGACATTACAACGTACATCCAATATCAGAATAAGGATTTGACTTACCAAGAGAAGATCGCACCAATAGATCCAAACAAGCATGGATGCCCTGCTGATCCTACCTCTAACTACACGTG TTTCTCATTTGAAGCCTGCTGCAAGACGGCGTCATTGGTCAGAGATGAAGACATGCAAAATCTTCGACTCAACTACTACATCGAAGCGGAAACTTATTCAGGAGTGAGAAAGTTTTCTCGAGTCTGGTTCAAAAATGACAATCTACGTCCAAATTCTATAAATCGTACCGTAACGTTAGATCCGAAAGGGTTGGTGCACTGCCAATCTGATACAGTTTATCTTAAG GAAAACACACGTGACATTCAGTCCCCAATCAAGTTTAGGTTTAATTACACGTTGATTCAAGAAGAACCAGTTATGCCGGCCGAAGGAGGCCCATTgcctgaaatgaaaaactttccCATACTGAATCAGCAGGAAGCTGCGAGAATATTTGAAGCTACTTTCCAAAAAGAATGTGGATCGAACGATATTTGTGAAAGTAATATTCAACTTCAAGCGGCGTTAAATCTGACAG TGATACCAACCGCTCCAAACTTTTATGAATTATTGCTTGGCGAAAAGGAAGAAGTTGTCGTTGATGTAAACGTGACGAACATTGGGGAATCTGCTTATGAAGCCCAGCTCTTTATCACGCATTCACCAAGCCTGAGCTATATAGCTAGTAAAAGTAACGATTCGATCCTTTGTAATGTGTACAATAACACTGTCAATTGCGCAATTGGAAATCCATTCAAAATGAACCAGTCTGTGAATATACAAGTCAGATTTGACCCTAAAGGGCTCGGGGACAGCGAGTCTCAGCTTGAATTCGTAACTTTTGTCAATTCAACGTCAAAAGAAGTCAGCGAAAAGAAGCCCATTTCTCTAAAAGCTACTGTCTCGAAGAGGGCTGAATTATCCATTCAAGG GAATAAACAAAGGACCTATTACGGAGGACTTGTAATTGGCGAATCTGCCATAAAACATCTGCACGAAGTTGGACCAAAAGTGTCACACGTTTATCACGTATTCAACGAAGGTCCGTGGAAAGTGAACATTATCGAAGTTCACATATCCTGGCCTTACGAAGTTGCTAACGACAAACCTCACGGCAAATGGCTTCTCTATTTGGAAGAATTGCCGACAGTACAAG CATCGGGAGGTGGTCAGTGTTCATTACCTTATGATCAAGATGTGAATCCGTTAAAATTACAAGGAAGTCTTAGTCTCGATGATATGGACAATATCTTTCCGTCGACCACAGTTATCTCACCACTCAATGGTTACTCGAATCGCACGAGTATTATGCGGAAACGTAGAGAcactgaaaaagtaataaacacaAAGACGATGATTGGCGAAGATGGTCTGAGACACCAAATTGTCTCTatg aatTGCAAAGCAAATACGGCAAAGTGTTTCGATATTAAgtgcataatatataatttgcaAAGGAATCAAGAGGCAGTTATCGCAGTTAAGGCCAG GCTCTGGAATTCAACGCTAGTCGAAGATTATCCAAGAGTGGATGAAGTTAGGATTGGATCGAATGCAAGAATAATTATTCCGAGTAACGTTGTGATAGAACAGGAAAATCTGAAGGACGACCAAGCAGTT GCGGAAACCATAGCTTATCCAAGTTTGCTGGGTGGACAAGCCGCGGAACCAGTGCCGATATGGATAATTATTGTGGCTATAGTGGCAGGTTTGTTACTCCTTATTCTTTTGACACTCGTGCTGTGGAAACTTGGATTCTTCAAGAGACGCAGGCCCGATCCCACACTCTCTGGTAATCTTGAGAAACATAGAGACGATAACCCAGAGAACGAAGCACTGTTCAAGCACTGA
- the LOC124404793 gene encoding post-GPI attachment to proteins factor 3 produces MSNLFYGLVIILGFTVFNAECSNGDRSIYYRECLRKCYTKNCTTDAGFKENAPLELRLLLWTCDDDCRYICMWKTVDFFASQGWNIPQFYGKWPFARMLGLQEPASVIFSILNFQVHYTMYKKFKQTIRPSNPMKLAWSYFSIVCMNGWIWSTVFHARDKTFTEVMDYSCAFAMVLTFLYCTILRIALGNYRALIFVTCGYLTILYMHLSHLWSGRINYGYNMKFNLALGLLTFLLSMIWWYRNRKALEHASLIAWFNIGTVLVTLLEVADFPPILWTLDAHSLWHASTVPLAILLYRFIIQDCKHLQRLAEKI; encoded by the exons ATGTCAAATTTGTTCTACGGCCTGGTTATAATACTCGGATTCACAGTTTTCAATGCTGAATGCTCTAATGGAGACAGATCAATTTACTACAGAGAATGCCTTCGAAAATGCTATACGAAAAACTGCACCACAG ACGCGGGCTTCAAGGAAAACGCACCTTTGGAGTTAAGACTGTTATTATGGACATGTGACGATGACTGTCGTTACATTTGCATGTGGAAAACCGTCGACTTTTTTGCTTCTCAAGGCTGGaacattcctcaattttatgGAAAG TGGCCATTTGCTCGAATGCTGGGCCTGCAGGAGCCGgcttctgtaattttttccataCTAAACTTCCAAGTGCATTACACGATGTACAAAAAGTTTAAACAAACCATAAGACCTTCCAATCCTATGAAGTTAGCCTGGAGTTACTTTAGCATT gtGTGCATGAATGGGTGGATCTGGTCTACAGTATTTCATGCGCGCGATAAAACTTTCACAGAAGTAATGGATTATTCTTGCGCGTTCGCCATGGTTCTAACTTTCTTATACTGCACGATATTacg cATAGCATTGGGAAACTATAGAGCACTCATTTTCGTAACTTGCGGATATTTGACCATACTCTATATGCATTTGTCTCATTTATGGTCTGGGAGAATAAATTATGGGTATAATATGAAGTTCAACCTGGCCCTcg GACTCCTCACATTCCTCTTGTCAATGATTTGGTGGTATCGCAACAGAAAAGCACTTGAACACGCATCATTGATCGCCTGGTTCAATATTGGTACCGTTTTAGTTACACTGCTAGAAGTTGCAGACTTTCCTCCAATTCTCTGGACACTCGATGCTCATTCCTTATGGCACGCTTCTACCGTACCACTGGCGATACTTTTGTATCG ATTCATCATTCAAGACTGCAAGCATTTACAGAGATTAGCTGAGAAGATTTAA
- the LOC124404796 gene encoding coenzyme Q-binding protein COQ10 homolog B, mitochondrial: protein MYRYKRLVEGCTLQIGKSYKVKANLKRTFMNLGNQNRCKEFEGRKLVGFSMEQMFDIVADVGNYKMFVPFCKKSDILSKRDGFLRASLVIGFPPINESYTSKVTTIHPRMVKAECSDGKLFNHLNTLWVFSPGLKNNEQTCVIDFSLSFEFKSVLHSQLSNFFFNEIVRQMENAFIEEAKRRYGRPCIKVVRLER, encoded by the exons ATGTACAG GTATAAACGGTTAGTTGAAGGTTGCACATTGCAAATTGGAAAAAGTTACAAAGTCAAGGCCAATCTGAAGAGAACATTCATGAACCTAGGAAACCAAAATAGATGCAAAGAATTTGAGGGCAGAAAACTTGTTGG TTTCTCAATGGAGCAGATGTTCGACATTGTCGCTGACGTTGGTAACTACAAAATGTTTGTACCATTCTGTAAAAAGTCCGACATACTGTCTAAAAGAGATGGATTTCTGAGGGCAAGTTTAGTCATTGGATTTCCACCAATAAATGAGAGTTACACCTCAAAAGTGACAACGATACACCCACGTATGGTAAAAGCTGAATGCAGTGATGGGAAACTTTTCAACCACTTAAATACGCTGTGGGTATTCAGTCCCGGACTGAAGAACAACGAGCAGACCTGTGTTATagacttttctctctctttcgagTTTAAGTCAGTACTTCATTCTCAGTTGTCGAATTTCTTCTTCAACGAGATTGTCAGACAGATGGAAAATGCTTTCATAGAAGAAGCCAAAAGACGGTATGGTAGACCATGCATCAAGGTTGTAAGACTTGAAAGATGA
- the LOC124404791 gene encoding integrin alpha-PS1 isoform X2 encodes MQQYLISTLLILSLSRYAFGFNLEYRIPVIKRGSVGSYFGYSVAEHQDVSDDDDSEKSTSWMLVGAPLDQNRQPGTNRSGALWKCPLTTNTLDCEQVVTDGRTVADSEDLVAPNNDTEIKDNQWLGVTVRSQGVGGKVMVCAHRYIVRTPDSRWGQGLCYILTKELKFEEVRKPCSGRRTNKAHEEFGYCQAGTSGLLTSEDRVLIGTPGPHTWRGNLFVFTIADNFLDRDTTIYHAPMQDNSPVDKYSYLGMSVAAGNFFNRNTSYATGAPRSNGTGQVVLLSRHQNQEEMSVDLILDGEQITSSYGYEITSADVNGDNLTDLIVAAPFYFNKAEGGAVYIYTMLCKNITKNEKCNVPTKLIGREESRFGFALTNLGDLNKDGYEDIAIGAPYEGKGAVYIYLGSKDGLITSPSQVIHSSQMPTSLSTFGYSLSGGIDMDQNGYPDLLVGAYDDNAVVLLRSRKIIDITTYIQYQNKDLTYQEKIAPIDPNKHGCPADPTSNYTCFSFEACCKTASLVRDEDMQNLRLNYYIEAETYSGVRKFSRVWFKNDNLRPNSINRTVTLDPKGLVHCQSDTVYLKENTRDIQSPIKFRFNYTLIQEEPVMPAEGGPLPEMKNFPILNQQEAARIFEATFQKECGSNDICESNIQLQAALNLTVIPTAPNFYELLLGEKEEVVVDVNVTNIGESAYEAQLFITHSPSLSYIASKSNDSILCNVYNNTVNCAIGNPFKMNQSVNIQVRFDPKGLGDSESQLEFVTFVNSTSKEVSEKKPISLKATVSKRAELSIQGNKQRTYYGGLVIGESAIKHLHEVGPKVSHVYHVFNEGPWKVNIIEVHISWPYEVANDKPHGKWLLYLEELPTVQASGGGQCSLPYDQDVNPLKLQGSLSLDDMDNIFPSTTVISPLNGYSNRTSIMRKRRDTEKVINTKTMIGEDGLRHQIVSMNCKANTAKCFDIKCIIYNLQRNQEAVIAVKARLWNSTLVEDYPRVDEVRIGSNARIIIPSNVVIEQENLKDDQAVAETIAYPSLLGGQAAEPVPIWIIIVAIVAGLLLLILLTLVLWKLGFFKRRRPDPTLSGNLEKHRDDNPENEALFKH; translated from the exons ACCGAATACCTGTTATCAAACGGGGCTCGGTGGGATCATATTTTGGTTACTCTGTAGCCGAACACCAAGACGTCTccgatgatgatgattccGAGAAATCCACAAGTTG GATGCTGGTGGGCGCTCCGTTGGACCAAAATCGTCAGCCCGGAACGAACAGATCTGGAGCTCTTTGGAAATGTCCGCTTACCACGAATACTTTGGATTGTGAACAAGTTGTCACGGATGGAAGAACTG TTGCCGATTCCGAAGATTTGGTTGCACCTAATAACGACACTGAAATAAAAGACAATCAGTGGCTCGGAGTGACGGTTCGAAGCCAAGGCGTTGGCGGCAAAGTTATG GTCTGTGCTCATCGTTACATTGTCAGAACGCCAGATTCACGGTGGGGTCAAGGTCTCTGCTATATTTTGACTAAGGAATTGAAATTCGAAGAAGTTAGGAAGCCCTGTTCTGGCAGACGGACAAACAA AGCTCACGAGGAGTTTGGTTACTGCCAGGCGGGTACTAGTGGATTGTTGACGTCAGAAGACCGCGTCTTGATTGGAACACCAGGCCCTCACACATGGAGAGGAAACCTATTTGTCTTTACTATTgctgacaattttttagatCGTGACACCACCATCTATCATGCTCCAATGCAGGACAATTCTCCCGTCGACAAGTATAGCTACTTGG gGATGTCCGTGGCTGCgggtaacttttttaatcGGAACACATCCTATGCTACTGGTGCACCACGATCGAATGGTACAGGACAGGTGGTTCTATTGTCCAGACATCAAAATCAGGAAGAAATGAGCGTCGACTTGATTTTGGACGGCGAGCAAATCACTTCGAGTTACGGATACGAAATAACGTCCGCTGACGTTAATGGAGACAA TCTTACAGATCTTATAGTGGCTGCaccattttatttcaacaaagCAGAGGGTGGGGCGGTTTACATTTACACAATGCTGtgcaaaaatataacaaagaaTGAGAAGTGCAACGTGCCAACCAAGTTGATTGGGCGCGAGGAGTCACG ATTCGGATTTGCTCTGACGAATTTGGGGGACCTCAACAAGGATGGATACGAAGATATTGCTATTGGGGCACCGTACGAAGGCAAGGGGGCAGTTTATATCTACCTTGGATCTAAAGATGGCTTAATCACTTCACCGTCTCAG GTGATTCATTCGAGCCAAATGCCAACCTCCCTCAGCACGTTTGGGTATTCTTTAAGCGGGGGTATCGACATGGATCAAAACGGATATCCAGATCTTTTAGTCGGCGCTTATGACGACAATGCTGTTGTCCTCCTCAGGTCTCGAAAGATCATCGACATTACAACGTACATCCAATATCAGAATAAGGATTTGACTTACCAAGAGAAGATCGCACCAATAGATCCAAACAAGCATGGATGCCCTGCTGATCCTACCTCTAACTACACGTG TTTCTCATTTGAAGCCTGCTGCAAGACGGCGTCATTGGTCAGAGATGAAGACATGCAAAATCTTCGACTCAACTACTACATCGAAGCGGAAACTTATTCAGGAGTGAGAAAGTTTTCTCGAGTCTGGTTCAAAAATGACAATCTACGTCCAAATTCTATAAATCGTACCGTAACGTTAGATCCGAAAGGGTTGGTGCACTGCCAATCTGATACAGTTTATCTTAAG GAAAACACACGTGACATTCAGTCCCCAATCAAGTTTAGGTTTAATTACACGTTGATTCAAGAAGAACCAGTTATGCCGGCCGAAGGAGGCCCATTgcctgaaatgaaaaactttccCATACTGAATCAGCAGGAAGCTGCGAGAATATTTGAAGCTACTTTCCAAAAAGAATGTGGATCGAACGATATTTGTGAAAGTAATATTCAACTTCAAGCGGCGTTAAATCTGACAG TGATACCAACCGCTCCAAACTTTTATGAATTATTGCTTGGCGAAAAGGAAGAAGTTGTCGTTGATGTAAACGTGACGAACATTGGGGAATCTGCTTATGAAGCCCAGCTCTTTATCACGCATTCACCAAGCCTGAGCTATATAGCTAGTAAAAGTAACGATTCGATCCTTTGTAATGTGTACAATAACACTGTCAATTGCGCAATTGGAAATCCATTCAAAATGAACCAGTCTGTGAATATACAAGTCAGATTTGACCCTAAAGGGCTCGGGGACAGCGAGTCTCAGCTTGAATTCGTAACTTTTGTCAATTCAACGTCAAAAGAAGTCAGCGAAAAGAAGCCCATTTCTCTAAAAGCTACTGTCTCGAAGAGGGCTGAATTATCCATTCAAGG GAATAAACAAAGGACCTATTACGGAGGACTTGTAATTGGCGAATCTGCCATAAAACATCTGCACGAAGTTGGACCAAAAGTGTCACACGTTTATCACGTATTCAACGAAGGTCCGTGGAAAGTGAACATTATCGAAGTTCACATATCCTGGCCTTACGAAGTTGCTAACGACAAACCTCACGGCAAATGGCTTCTCTATTTGGAAGAATTGCCGACAGTACAAG CATCGGGAGGTGGTCAGTGTTCATTACCTTATGATCAAGATGTGAATCCGTTAAAATTACAAGGAAGTCTTAGTCTCGATGATATGGACAATATCTTTCCGTCGACCACAGTTATCTCACCACTCAATGGTTACTCGAATCGCACGAGTATTATGCGGAAACGTAGAGAcactgaaaaagtaataaacacaAAGACGATGATTGGCGAAGATGGTCTGAGACACCAAATTGTCTCTatg aatTGCAAAGCAAATACGGCAAAGTGTTTCGATATTAAgtgcataatatataatttgcaAAGGAATCAAGAGGCAGTTATCGCAGTTAAGGCCAG GCTCTGGAATTCAACGCTAGTCGAAGATTATCCAAGAGTGGATGAAGTTAGGATTGGATCGAATGCAAGAATAATTATTCCGAGTAACGTTGTGATAGAACAGGAAAATCTGAAGGACGACCAAGCAGTT GCGGAAACCATAGCTTATCCAAGTTTGCTGGGTGGACAAGCCGCGGAACCAGTGCCGATATGGATAATTATTGTGGCTATAGTGGCAGGTTTGTTACTCCTTATTCTTTTGACACTCGTGCTGTGGAAACTTGGATTCTTCAAGAGACGCAGGCCCGATCCCACACTCTCTGGTAATCTTGAGAAACATAGAGACGATAACCCAGAGAACGAAGCACTGTTCAAGCACTGA
- the LOC124404794 gene encoding succinate dehydrogenase [ubiquinone] iron-sulfur subunit, mitochondrial-like, with protein MAKIFPTNCRNVIRQVRGLHSSTVQNAEARLKTFSIYRWNPDKPDEKPDMQDYKVDLNSCGPMILDALIKIKNEVDPTLTFRRSCREGICGSCAMNIGGTNTLACISKIDTNLSKRTKIYPLPHMYVVKDLVPDMNHFYSQYRSIQPWLQRKDAKESGTQQYLQSVDDRKKLDGLYECILCACCSTSCPSYWWNGDKYLGPAVLMQAYRWIIDSRDDLSKERLEKLRDPFSVYRCHTIMNCSRTCPKGLNPGKAIAEIKKLLAGVIEKGEPGLNTTALHN; from the exons ATGGCAAAGATTTTCCCGACAAATTGCCGAAATGTCATTCGACAG GTTCGTGGATTGCATTCATCCACGGTCCAAAATGCTGAAGCCAGATTAAAAACTTTCAGCATTTACCGATGGAATCCCGACAAGCCTGACGAGAAACCGGATATGCAAGATTACAAAGTTGACTTGAATTC atgtgGCCCCATGATATTAGATGctttgattaaaattaaaaatgaggTCGATCCAACTTTGACTTTCCGCCGTTCGTGTCGGGAGGGAATCTGTGGTTCCTGTGCAATGAACATCGGTGGAACGAATACTCTTGCCTGTATCAG CAAGATTGACACAAACCTTAGCAAGAGAACTAAGATCTACCCATTGCCTCATATGTATGTTGTAAAAGACTTGGTACCAGACATGAACCACTTTTACTCTCAATACCGTAGTATACAACCATGGCTCCAACGTAAAGATGCCAAAGAAAGTGGTACTCAGCAATACCTGCAAAGTGTTGACGATCGTAAAAAATTG GATGGTCTATACGAGTGCATTTTATGTGCGTGCTGCAGTACTTCTTGCCCATCTTATTGGTGGAATGGAGACAAATATTTAGGCCCGGCAGTTTTGATGCAG GCTTACCGGTGGATCATCGACTCAAGAGATGACTTATCCAAGGAACGTCTCGAGAAACTAAGAGATCCATTCTCCGTCTACCGTTGCCATACAATTATGAATTGCAGTCGAACATGTCCTAAG GGGCTGAATCCTGGTAAGGCGATTGCAGAGATAAAGAAGTTGTTGGCTGGTGTTATAGAAAAAGGTGAACCGGGCCTCAACACTACCGCTCTGCACAATTGA